Part of the Methanobacterium alcaliphilum genome is shown below.
TTGTTACCATCAACTTTGGAGTATACGAATCATGGAAACCTGCTTTTCAATCGGCTTCAGCTTTAGGTTTCAAACACAAAGTTCTTCGGATAAATAAAAAAATTCTAGAAGAATCCGTCAAGAAAATATTAGAGGATGGATTTCCTAATGACGGCATAAACTATATTCATCACGAAGTTCTTGAGATAATGGCAAAGGAATATTCCATAATAGCCGATGGTACCCGTCGTGACGATAGAATTCCTAAACTTAAAGATAACGAAGTGAGGAGTTTTGAAGACCGTAATCAGGTAGAATATGTGAATCTACAGGGTTTTGGACATAAAACTATTGAAAATCTTTCTTCAAATTTGTTCCATGTTAAAAAAGAAGAGAGCAACCGTGAAAACAACTCGGATTATGAAGTCGAAGTTCGATGTTTGATAGACCAATTAAAAGGTGAAGGAACATCCCGTTCTATATTTCCATCCCATTTCCAAAGTAGAGTAATAGGATGGAAAGAAAATAAATGTGATTAAATCTCTAAATGATTCGTCTAATATCAATTTCATTATTAATTAACCAATGAATGATTTAAATTACAGTTATTGGTGGAGAATAAAATGAGTAGAAATAAACCATTAGCTAAAAAATTAAGACTTGCTAAAGCAAACAAACAAAACAGAAGGGTGCCACTATGGGCTATGATGAAAACTAACCGTAAGGTACGTGCCCACCCTAAAATGAGGCACTGGAGAAGAAGTAATTTAAAGGTATAGGAGGCCTTTCATGGAAAGAGTTTATGTTATACCACTTAGGAAAGCAAAAGACGTGCCAAGGACAATCAGAGCTCCAAAATCAGTACGTATAGTTAAAGAATTCTTACAAAAACATATGAAATCAGAAGAAATAAAACTGGATGCTTCAGTTAATGAAAAACTTTGGGAAAGAGGAATTCAAAAGATTCCTTCTAAAATAAAAGTTAAAGCCGTTAAAGAAGAAGACGGTAGCGTTGCTGTAACTTTAGCAGAATAAATAAAGTTACTTATATAAAATGGTGAAACATGATACGGAGAATCAACCTCAGTGGAAACCCCAACTTGGGAGTTTATATTTCTACTACTGACAGTGTGGCCTTGGTTCCTATTAATCTTCC
Proteins encoded:
- a CDS encoding DUF7411 family protein; protein product: MKAGVLYSGGKDSALMGVILKRMGLEVEFVTINFGVYESWKPAFQSASALGFKHKVLRINKKILEESVKKILEDGFPNDGINYIHHEVLEIMAKEYSIIADGTRRDDRIPKLKDNEVRSFEDRNQVEYVNLQGFGHKTIENLSSNLFHVKKEESNRENNSDYEVEVRCLIDQLKGEGTSRSIFPSHFQSRVIGWKENKCD
- a CDS encoding 50S ribosomal protein L39e produces the protein MSRNKPLAKKLRLAKANKQNRRVPLWAMMKTNRKVRAHPKMRHWRRSNLKV
- a CDS encoding 50S ribosomal protein L31e — encoded protein: MERVYVIPLRKAKDVPRTIRAPKSVRIVKEFLQKHMKSEEIKLDASVNEKLWERGIQKIPSKIKVKAVKEEDGSVAVTLAE